The Aquipuribacter sp. SD81 genomic sequence GCGCCCGCCGCCTGGGAGGCGGCCAGGGCCCCGAGGCCGTCGCGTCCGCCGGGGGCGCGGCCGGGCTCGGGGCCCCGCCGCCGGAGCGGCAGCGGCCCGAGGACCGGCCGGGGCAGCGGCTCGCGTCGCGGGCCCCGGAGCCCGCCGTCGACGCCCCGGACGAGGAGCCGGACTGGGACGCGGCCCTGCTGGGGCAGGACCGGGCCACGGCCGCCCGTGGCTCGCACGTCACCGACGGCACCCCCCGGCCGACCCCGACACCCACGGCCCCCCGCGAGGCCGTCGGCGACGACGCGTCGTGGTCGCCGCGCGCGGCGTGGTCGCGGCTGCGGCGGGGCCGCCCCGACCGGGTCGACCTGCTCGCGCTCGCGGGGGTGCTCCTCGTCGTGCTGCTCCTCGTCGTCGCTCTCGTCGCGGGCCTGACCCGCGGGTCCGGGGAGGCGACGGCCGTGGTGCCGCCCCCGGACGCGCCGGCGCAGCAGACCCTCGCCCTCACGCTGGCGGCCGGCGAGCAGGTGGACGCCGCCGCGCTCCTCGGCGCGGACGACGCGCGGCTCGCGACGCTGCTGCTGCCCCCGGACCTGCAGCTCGTCGTGGCCGACGCCGCCGCGGTGCCGCTGTGGCGGGCCGCGCAGCTCGGCGCCGACTCGTTGCGCCGCGGTGTCGAGGACACCCTGGGCCTGCGCGTCGACGAGGTCCTCACCCTCGACGGCACACAGCTGGCGAGCCTGGTCGACGGGGTCGGCGGTGTCGTCGTCGACGTCCCGCGCGAGGTGGTGACGAGCGAGGTCCTCGTCCCCGCCGGCGACGACCAGCGGCTCGCGGGGACGCAGGCCGTCGCCTTCGTCACCGACGGAGCGGAGGGGGAGCCGCCCGAGGCGGGGCTCGCGCGCTTCTCGGCCGTCCTCACCTCGCTCGTCGCCGCGATGCCGTCGGACCCGGAGGACGCCGTGTCGGTCCTCGCCGCGGCCGGCGTGACCGGAGGCACGGACCCCGCGAACGGCACGACCGGCACGACGACCGGTACGACGACCGGCGCGTCCGCGCCCGCGCGGGCGGCCGTCGACACCGGCGTCGCGACCGTCCTCGCGCGCGCGGCGGGACGCGCGGGCGGCGGCAGCTCCGAGGCCGTCGTGCTGCCGACCCGCGAGGTGACCGCCGGCGACGCCTCCGTGCGCAGCGTCGACCGCGACGCGGTCGCGGGCACGCTGGGGGAGCGGTTCGCCGGCGCCCTGCTGCCGCTCGCCGCGGTCGGCGAGGTGAGGGTCGAGGTCCGCAACGGCATCGGCACGCAGGGGCTCGTCGGACCGGCCCGGGACCTGCTCGTCGCCGCCGGCCTCCGCTACGCCGGCGGCGGCAACGCCGCCGAGTTCGGCCAGGAGACGACGACGGTCCTCGTGGCCTCCCAGGACGACGCGGACGTGGCCGCCGGGCGGGCCGTCGCGGCCGCGCTCGGCGTCGGCACCGACGCGCTGCAGGTCAACAACCAGGCGATGGTGGACACCGACGTGGTCGTGGTGCTCGGCGAGGACTTCGCCGCCCGCGCCACCCCGTCACCGGCCACGTCGTGAACCCCAGGCACACCCGCATGCACCCCCAGGAGCCCCAGTGAACGCCAGCAGCCACGCGGTCGAGCTCGCCACAGCGGCGGCCGAGGCCGCCTCCGACAAGCTCGCGACGGACGTCGTCGCCCTCGACGTGTCCGGCCAGCTCGTCATCACCGACGTGTTCGTCGTCGCGTCCGCGCCGAACGACCGGCAGGTGCGCGCCATCGTCGACGCGGTCGAGGAGCGGCTGCGCGGCATGGGCGCGAAGCCGGTGCGGCGCGAGGGGGAGAAGGACGGCCGCTGGGTCCTGCTGGACTACGCCGACGTCGTCGTCCACGTGCAGCACGCCGAGGAGCGCGAGTACTACGCGCTGGAGCGGCTGTGGAAGGACTGCCCGGTCGTGCCGCTGCCCGAGCACGCTCGCGGCCGGCGCGGCGACGACGCCTTCGACGCCGACCAGGGTCCGGTGGGCTGAGCGCCGTGGCCGGCCTCGTGGTCCTGCTCCGGCACGGCGA encodes the following:
- a CDS encoding LytR C-terminal domain-containing protein: ARRLGGGQGPEAVASAGGAAGLGAPPPERQRPEDRPGQRLASRAPEPAVDAPDEEPDWDAALLGQDRATAARGSHVTDGTPRPTPTPTAPREAVGDDASWSPRAAWSRLRRGRPDRVDLLALAGVLLVVLLLVVALVAGLTRGSGEATAVVPPPDAPAQQTLALTLAAGEQVDAAALLGADDARLATLLLPPDLQLVVADAAAVPLWRAAQLGADSLRRGVEDTLGLRVDEVLTLDGTQLASLVDGVGGVVVDVPREVVTSEVLVPAGDDQRLAGTQAVAFVTDGAEGEPPEAGLARFSAVLTSLVAAMPSDPEDAVSVLAAAGVTGGTDPANGTTGTTTGTTTGASAPARAAVDTGVATVLARAAGRAGGGSSEAVVLPTREVTAGDASVRSVDRDAVAGTLGERFAGALLPLAAVGEVRVEVRNGIGTQGLVGPARDLLVAAGLRYAGGGNAAEFGQETTTVLVASQDDADVAAGRAVAAALGVGTDALQVNNQAMVDTDVVVVLGEDFAARATPSPATS
- the rsfS gene encoding ribosome silencing factor, producing MNASSHAVELATAAAEAASDKLATDVVALDVSGQLVITDVFVVASAPNDRQVRAIVDAVEERLRGMGAKPVRREGEKDGRWVLLDYADVVVHVQHAEEREYYALERLWKDCPVVPLPEHARGRRGDDAFDADQGPVG